One segment of Ricinus communis isolate WT05 ecotype wild-type chromosome 8, ASM1957865v1, whole genome shotgun sequence DNA contains the following:
- the LOC8280247 gene encoding putative receptor-like protein kinase At1g80870, with protein MPSRPLSPSYNHPRPSFIAKTRILFLTLTISASVVIIFTILYFLYHLWYSLLNRSRTIPFDSNTPLKLQRFSYKELKIATNDFDDNNVIGKGGSGTVFRGIARDGKLYAIKRLDTFSLQSEREFQNELQILGGLRSPFLVTLLGYCVEKNKRLLIYEYMPNKSLQELLFGDGHLSLSWERRFSIILDVAKALELLHLGCDPPVIHGDIKPSNVLLDFDYRAKISDFGLSRIKVEGEFGVDLFSQDLGKSQELSGNLTSETPAIGTPVDSCNEVDFALALQASSSSKNSRTCYNVRALNLNSLNYNANIASESDAKAGNGKGKEVSGVDIGGGDDWNCKFVPYDDEPCSIDHSKELNCTGSSLVDDSTGTKQWGKDWWWRQDGSGELCSKDYVMEWIGSQICPSTNPDWDEEKKNTPERRELRSSAPLDKVEDAIESQFDKKESRIRKNRKRKNRKMQEWWKEEHLDEITKKSSKLKNLETKWKKKFKMPHFYLSRRFHFQRRKKSGELNQNVCDRNGEFSFRRGWKKKNLCSAGSDMWSGDLFSRELSSTTSMRGTLCYVAPEYGGCGYLMEKADIYSLGVLILVIVSGRRPLHVLASPMKLEKANLISWCRHLAQAGNILELVDERLKDDYSKEQATLCINLALACLQKMPELRPDIGEILKILKGDTELPALPFEFSPSPPSKLFSRSRRRHKSNAE; from the coding sequence ATGCCTTCGAGGCCATTATCTCCAAGTTATAACCATCCAAGACCAAGTTTTATCGCTAAAACAAGAATCTTGTTCTTGACACTTACAATATCAGCTTCTGTTGTGATTatctttacaattttataCTTTCTTTACCATCTTTGGTATTCTCTTCTCAATCGTTCAAGAACCATTCCTTTTGACTCTAATACTCCTCTAAAGCTCCAAAGGTTCTCATACAAAGAGCTAAAGATTGCCACTAATGATTTTGATGATAACAATGTCATCGGCAAAGGTGGTTCTGGTACTGTCTTTAGGGGCATTGCAAGAGATGGGAAGTTATATGCTATTAAGAGGCTTGACACTTTTTCTTTACAATCAGAGAGAGAGTTTCAAAATGAGTTGCAGATTCTTGGTGGGTTAAGATCACCTTTCTTGGTTACTTTATTGGGTTACTGTGTTGAAAAGAATAAGCGTTTGCTCATTTATGAGTATATGCCTAATAAAAGCTTGCAAGAATTGCTATTTGGAGATGGGCATTTGAGTTTGAGTTGGGAAAGAAGGTTTAGTATCATTCTTGATGTTGCAAAAGCACTTGAGCTTTTGCACTTGGGTTGTGATCCTCCTGTGATTCATGGTGATATTAAGCCTAGTAATGTTTTGCTCGATTTTGATTATAGAGCCAAGATCTCTGATTTTGGGTTATCAAGAATTAAGGTGGAGGGTGAGTTTGGAGTTGATTTATTTAGCCAAGATTTGGGGAAGAGTCAAGAGCTTTCAGGGAACTTGACTTCAGAGACTCCAGCAATTGGCACTCCAGTGGATAGTTGTAATGAGGTAGATTTTGCTCTTGCTTTGCAAGCTTCTTCTTCGTCGAAAAATAGCAGAACATGTTATAACGTTAGGGCTTTGAACTTGAATTCATTGAATTATAATGCTAACATTGCAAGTGAGAGTGATGCAAAGGCAGGAAATGGAAAGGGGAAAGAGGTTTCTGGTGTGGATATTGGTGGTGGGGATGATTGGAATTGTAAATTTGTACCTTATGATGATGAACCTTGTAGTATTGATCATAGCAAAGAGTTGAATTGTACTGGTTCCTCTCTTGTTGATGACTCCACTGGTACAAAACAATGGGGAAAAGATTGGTGGTGGAGACAGGATGGAAGTGGTGAATTGTGCAGTAAAGATTATGTCATGGAATGGATAGGAAGCCAGATTTGCCCATCAACAAATCCTGATTGggatgaagaaaagaaaaacacccCTGAAAGAAGAGAATTGCGTAGCTCGGCCCCTTTGGATAAAGTAGAAGATGCCATTGAATCTCAATTTGACAAGAAGGAATCAAGGATCAGGAAGAATCGTAAGAGAAAAAATAGGAAGATGCAAGAGTGGTGGAAAGAAGAGCACTTGGATGAGATTACCAAGAAAAGTAGTAAGCTAAAGAATCTTGAAACAAAGTGGaagaaaaagttcaaaatGCCTCATTTTTATCTCAGTCGCCGGTTTCATTTCCAGAGACGAAAAAAATCTGGGGAGCTGAACCAGAATGTTTGTGACCGAAATGGGGAGTTTAGTTTCAGAAGAGGttggaagaaaaagaatctgTGTTCTGCAGGAAGTGATATGTGGAGTGGGGATCTTTTTAGTCGCGAGTTAAGCAGCACAACAAGCATGAGAGGCACTCTGTGTTATGTTGCACCCGAATATGGTGGCTGTGGGTACTTGATGGAGAAGGCTGATATATACAGTTTAGGGGTTTTAATTCTTGTCATTGTGTCTGGTAGAAGGCCATTACATGTCCTTGCTTCACCGATGAAGCTTGAGAAAGCAAATTTGATCAGTTGGTGTAGGCACCTAGCTCAAGCTGGGAACATCTTAGAACTTGTAGATGAGAGATTGAAGGATGACTACAGTAAAGAACAAGCAACCTTGTGTATCAACTTGGCCTTGGCATGCTTGCAGAAGATGCCTGAACTGAGACCAGATATTGGAGAGATTCTGAAGATCTTGAAAGGAGATACGGAACTTCCGGCTCTTCCGTTCGAGTTTTCCCCATCTCCACCATCAAAACTATTTAGTAGATCTCGAAGAAGACACAAGTCCAATGCAGAGTAG